Sequence from the Argopecten irradians isolate NY chromosome 12, Ai_NY, whole genome shotgun sequence genome:
ctAAACAGTTTCGCGGGGAATTctaaaagcggcacagtcaaTGACCATAATAAATTAATGGATAAGATATCACTGCGCCACAACTCACTTTGCTTTATTGTAAAAAATtagtaatttataatatataatatatgagaaATGTATGCCTTATTAGTACCTGAgtgagttatctgaattaaattataagcattattctcaatatattttggttttatgAAGTCAAAGACAAAAAACGGACAGACATTGCTTTAATAGACGCTTCGCTCCGtccacagggcctcgttactaatgatgatatatataagatagttCACGTCTATTTATAAATAGACGTGatctatcttatatatatcatcattagtaacgaggccctgtggaTAGCCTCGCCTACTTCCGTTTACTTAAACCGTTTTGTGATGGATATTAGCGGATAcgttatatgaaataaaaaaaaaacaggaaataaaAATCAGGATTCTCGGAACATAGTGCCTGTGTCGTCACGAAAATTCATATTCGAGTACGGTAACGCATACATAGTTTTTATGTGACCGACTTTTAACGTTTTAATCGAAGTACCCCTCTCAATCAAAGATGGTGGCTGATATCCtttgtctttttatatataatcaatacaGATTTTTCTCGCAATCGactatgtacaatatatttgtattaagttttttttctagTCAGAAATAACGTGATTCGGTTCATAAATAATTTCCAAACACAACTCATCAACATGATTTCacactgatatataaaaatTCATATTAACTCAATGTCTTCATGGAAAACAATATTAACGCACAGTTTATGTGACTACGTACTAATCgaaatattaagttttttttctttaaacaagCTGAAACAAATGTACAAAGTTCCGTTGTTCTGATGACGCACTTAAAGTGATCACTACCTTATCTTCCCACACAGAAATCGCCCTCGGTGGTTTTATTTCATCTGATGACGTCAGCAGTTCCCTGACGTCGGTTCCGTCCCCAGACATCTGCATGACGTTGAGGGAGACCCGTCCACAAACATACACGTTACCCTCCCGGTCTACGTCTATACCTGTCGTACCCTTCACGACCCTGACCTTCAGTACATCTGTGTGTGTCCCGTCAGACAGTCGGGTGACGGCTACAGCGTCAGGGTCAGAGGTGTGGATGCTGGCAAAGACACGTCTATTCACCTTATCACTGCCGAGATACAGACATTTAGATTCAATGTTATGGAGCATGGTAGCTTCACCTCCATTTTGTGGTACACTGTAAAGTGATCTTGGTGTACCAACAAAGAACGTGTTGTTATTGTATGTGATACCAAAACAGTTTTCAGTAACGTTTTGAATCTTGATATTCGATTTGACAGTCAATGTGGAATCCCCGACATTGACAACGCAAATTGTTTTAACTGTCACCAACATCACCGCTACAGTGTTGTCGTCAATAAGACAAAGGTCACACGGTCTATCACCTAGCTTCATCTCGCATTGGAAATCACTGTTCTCCGTAAATAATTTCACTTTGTGATTTGCATTGTCTCCTACAACAATACGTCCACCAGACAGGAGGACTACTCCTGTCAGAGTACAGTCAGTCCCGTCAGTGGGAACTTTAATGTTGATCTTTCTGGTCATCTTCAACTGACGTTCGGACAAAGGCTTACATACCACAGCAGTCAGTAGTGTCCTCTGTTGTTGATGGACAAGTATCTTCCCCAGGGTAAGACTGGTCTTTGTGTCCAATGTGAGTATGTCAGGGTTATACTCGTGTCTCAGACTGGTAGACCTTGACGACTTCTCCAACTCCTGTATCAGTCCCTTACACGACTCGACCTCCGCCTGACCTCTCTGAAACAGACTGATCGTTCCCACGGTGTCCTCCTTCAGGCCGGTATCCTGTGATGACGTCAGGGTCTTCTGCATAGCGAACATCAGCCGTTCACACTTCTTCCTCGATATATCTAGGTTTTCCTTCTCCTCTTTGAATGATGCTGTCAGTTTGTCTGTAAGCTCTTTCTGAAGTACATCAAACCGCTCGTTAACCTTTGTACGTAGGTCTATTAAACCTTTCAGTGCGGTGACTTGGTCTTCTGTCATGGACTGCAGCTGTTCCTCGACATCTTTTATCAATATCTCCATGGAATTTACGCATTTTCGAAGTTCAGTAAGAAGATCCTCAATTTTCGTGGTTTGTATCTTGTCCCGGAAATCGTCTGCTGATGTCACCGCCTCACATTTCCGATGATCGACGATGATACACTTGTGACATCCAAGGATCTGATGATCCTCACAGTAATACTCCAGTTTCTCCTGATGTTTACCACACCCAGTAGCCGACATCTTCCGTCGAATGGTGGCTGATTTGTTCCTTTCGGTGATATTTTCTGGCTCACAATTCTCGTGAAACAGGTCATGGAAGCCGACCTTACAAGATTCACAGAAGTATGATTGGGTTTGCTCGCACCAAAACTTCGCCGGAATGTTCATATCTCCTTTCTTCTGACACGGCTTACACATGGTCAGTGTTCTCGTATTTTGTAGATGTTGGATCATTTCTACCGCCAGATTGTTTGTAGGAAATTGTTCGGCCCAACGTTGTTTGTCTTCTGACTGGTTTAACGGCTCGGTGTCCCTACGACATACTGGACACGAGAAAGAAGACGCCGACGCCATCTTACCTGACGATTCATTGATGATGTAGCTAGCGAGGCATTCTTGACAGAATGAATGAAGACAGGGGAGGGACTTGGGATATCGGAGCTCTTCCAGACAGATAGGACATTCAAGCATCAGAATGTCGAGAGATTGACTACCGAGGACATTGTCTGATGTCTGGTCCTGAACAAATCCACCTTCCGCCATGGCAATGTGGCGTTAAACCAACccttaaaacaaaaacaataataatacaaattaaaaagcGCAACAAAATCTTTGTCTGTCTTGAACTTTAGAGATGAATGAAAAGTGTCAAAAGCGCCCCTTTGAATTCCCCAACATATCAGTAAAGAGAATGTTTGGAAATAAAATAACCGGGTTTACGCTCTGAACACGctatatacataatttatgGGAAACACTAGTTTAGATAGAAGAAATCTTTTTGAGAAGTAGGCATGATAAATATGTTGTGTTCAAATTTCGTGAAAAATCAAGGAAGAGTATAATAATTCGTCAACACGTAGAAACAAAAGTAGTTTTTTTAATGGCTGTACTTTATCCTCTATTTCGCACACAGTACagacagataaataaaataattacaatttttagaaaaaaaattcgATTTAAACGATAGACAAAGCTAAAACTGGATTTAGTGCATATAATCATTACATTAATTGATTGGTTATTGTAAATGTGGCTGTTATAACTATTTTATCTCAATTACGCAGGTGGACttgtaaatttatatttgatattactCCATACAGACCGtgtcaaaatacatatatctttgcTGATTTTTTATAACGTTACATGAttattaaaattgttaaaaaaaccGCTAAAACTCAATCAATTTTTTATCGAGATATATTTCTTATGCGATGAACAAATTTCTTGATTTCAATAGTCCAAAGAACTAAAACATTTAACCGCTGACGAACTACTTTTAGTTTGCAATCTAATCAGAATAAGGTAACTCAACATAACATCcgaaaaaatgaagaaaaacaatCGTCAAAAACGCGATACTCCGAGcttgatttcaattttttatcaaacatgGTACACTTTACTGTTTAATgattaaacaaatcaaaatcaattGTTCAGTCTGCTGATCTTGAGAAGATCGGTATTAAATATGGTTTATCAATCAATCATTTCACGACTCAAATcaaagatagcactataaaaagacaagGGTTCAGATATCACAAAGAGTCACAACAtcaacatactacagtctcctaaaacacgcctGCATGCCCGTCACACACGCAACATTCTTcttacacgggaggccgtctttacggTCCccggatgttaataggacgtaaatcaAATCAACCAAGAAATCAACCAACTAATCGAAGACGATCCATCGCTGAGCAGACATTTAGAACATTTTGGAGGTATGTCACCGCTCATTTGTGTGAAAGTTGGGTGCACAAATATTTCAAGGACTCTAAATATATCTTCTTGATTCAcgaaaaaaatgattatttattttaacgACATTGTAAAATTCTACATTTATACAGATGACTTTCTAGTAGAAGAATGAACGATTTTCAATTTGGGATTCTCCTTGATTGTTCATAATTTTGAAAGCGAAGTTTCATTGTCTTTACAAAACTGTAGATTGATTAAACTATATTGTTATTTAACATTGATTGCATAATTTACTTGTCATTATGAATAAAGTAATCAGTACAAGATATGCTATAATGGTCGATATATTGGACCCATTTAAGCGATGCATATCGCATGTcttatttacacaaatatacTATAGCCACATGTATAAATAGTAGAAAATTACCGTAGCCTCGTgaataatttaaaagtaaataaataaagaaacatcattttgatagttGGTTCATTCCATGAGGCACTGcattagcaaaaaaaaaacaaaaaaaaacatgtgtttaATCAGTGCTTATGGAGGGAATGGGTTGTcagaaacaaatataatttgacAAATATCGAATTTTGAGCATCGTCTGCCCATATTTGTGCACGCAATAAAATCAATCTAAACCAATAGATATGTTTTCGTTTGtccaatataaaacaaaagtaaacacGTAGTTGTCATCCAAATATTACATGCACCAACatttgattaataaaatattatcaatattaatatatttacacctatatgttatttttatacAGCTACGATTGTCTACTTCGTTTTAGATTACAGATATACACCATTACAGATGTTTATGCATTCCGGTcgggtacgaaatggtcccTTCACATGTGTGCTAGTGGAACACTGCCGCAGTGAATCATTTGATTCGTTAACATCCATGTATCAATATGGCGGCCAGGTCACCACAATCTATTCGGTGGACCCACTTAAATGTCTCGAGCTCGCAGATCTATTATTTGGCGGCTACCTCATACTTAACATGACGACCACCGGTATAAACTAATTGCCGGTTGTCGGATAATTATATATTGCAACCGCCAAGTAATCTTTATTGTATTTTCGTTATCCTGAAAATTAGTACATCatgtgacagaatactggattctgattggctacacacatggctactatttgcaatagtgcccgggcaagcgggcactattgaagtggcgcgaaatgttgaacgtgaatgtattgtgacgtcaccattacatgacgtcattataacgttgcgcttcgaccaagacgtcaagatggcggacaggctgttgtgtgcggggatggaagcaaatttTGCTGTTCTACAGAAGAAAGTTCACTCATGTTCtattttgatatactttttaatctgtcatgaagctgaatcccgttttaAGAAAACACATAATTCCgcgacaattcatatgttgtacttttaaacGTAACTAGTGGAACAACACCTTAAGGGGTGTTGCGAATG
This genomic interval carries:
- the LOC138336521 gene encoding uncharacterized protein, with protein sequence MAEGGFVQDQTSDNVLGSQSLDILMLECPICLEELRYPKSLPCLHSFCQECLASYIINESSGKMASASSFSCPVCRRDTEPLNQSEDKQRWAEQFPTNNLAVEMIQHLQNTRTLTMCKPCQKKGDMNIPAKFWCEQTQSYFCESCKVGFHDLFHENCEPENITERNKSATIRRKMSATGCGKHQEKLEYYCEDHQILGCHKCIIVDHRKCEAVTSADDFRDKIQTTKIEDLLTELRKCVNSMEILIKDVEEQLQSMTEDQVTALKGLIDLRTKVNERFDVLQKELTDKLTASFKEEKENLDISRKKCERLMFAMQKTLTSSQDTGLKEDTVGTISLFQRGQAEVESCKGLIQELEKSSRSTSLRHEYNPDILTLDTKTSLTLGKILVHQQQRTLLTAVVCKPLSERQLKMTRKINIKVPTDGTDCTLTGVVLLSGGRIVVGDNANHKVKLFTENSDFQCEMKLGDRPCDLCLIDDNTVAVMLVTVKTICVVNVGDSTLTVKSNIKIQNVTENCFGITYNNNTFFVGTPRSLYSVPQNGGEATMLHNIESKCLYLGSDKVNRRVFASIHTSDPDAVAVTRLSDGTHTDVLKVRVVKGTTGIDVDREGNVYVCGRVSLNVMQMSGDGTDVRELLTSSDEIKPPRAISVWEDKVTQTPTQYGGRWRCSGQDVKQCPR